ACCCGCTCGGCCCGTGAAGAAGACGCGCCCCGTAGACCGCCCGCACAAGGCAACCCAAGCGAGCAGCCTGAGCTCACGCCGCGGACTGAACGTCGCCAAGCGATCGCTGAACAGCAGCGATCCCCAAGAGCGGGCGCGCGCACTGACACGCTTGGGCGCACTGGCGACCCCAGTAGCACTGGAGGCTTTGGCCAAAGCCCTCGAGCCCGGCGGGGCGGCGCGAACTTCCTTCGAACGCTGGGTCGGCGTGCGGGCCTTGGCTCCTCATGCGCGTGTGCCGGTCGCACGTTTGGCGCTGGCACGTGCTCTGAGCACGCCCGGCGACGAGGCGACGGACGCCTATTCGCCCTTGGTTGGGCGATCTGCAGCGCTGGCGCTTGCGCGCGCGGCGGACGACGAGTCTCTGGCCGTTCTGGGGCAAGCGCTGAGGCAAGAAGGCCCTGCCGCGCGCGCGGCACTGGATGCGATCGTCGCGCATCCGCCTCGTCGTATCGCGCCCCTGCTGACCGCACGAGGCACCCCGACCCTGACGTTGGTAGAGGCCTTGGGGCGACTCGGTGACCAACGGGCGTTTCACACGCTTCGGGACTGGGTGCGTCGTGGTTCGCCGGAGATCCGCGCGGCGGCCGCCGTGGAACTGACACGCCTTGGGGACTTCGAGACCATCGAGTTGGCTCGGGTGTGGGTGAAGCAAACCGACGCGCCGGCGTTGAGAAACGCCGCCCTCGAGATCCTGCTTCGCGGTGGTGAAGCCGACGCAGCTCGACAGCTTGCCCTGGACCTGGAGCGACCCGAGTCGGCCTCCAGCGCACTTTCGCTGGCCAGCCGCGCACCGCGACCCGAGTTCGGGCCAGCCCTGGTGAAGTTGCTCGACGCGGGAAGCCTCGACGACGAGGACTTGCTCGCACTTTTGGGCCGCACCCAATCCGACGCAGCGGTGGCCCGATTGGCTCGCGCACTCGAGGCGCCGCATCATCGTGCAGGCGCCGCCCTCGCCTTGGCCACGATGCCGAGTCCGAGTGCGGGCGCTGCGCTCGAGAAGGCGCTCGGCTCCACCTCTGCACGAGCCTGGGCACTCCGCGGACTCGCGATGCGGGACGCACTACTCGGTGACGGCCCCGGCAATCTGGGATCCGTGAGCCGGGCTCTGCTCACGTCGGAGGTTGCAGGCGAGCGGGCCGCCGCGGCGTGGACCTTGGCGTCGCTCAGCGACGGGGACGCCCTGCGGCTGCTGTCGTCGAAAGACGATATCGCGGTGATAGCAGTCGCACGCCAGAGTACGCGACCGCCGCTCGCGGCGCGGGCGTGCACTCGCTTGGCCACGGAAACCTCTGCGAGGCTGCGCTTGGCCCTGGCCGCGTGCCTGGCAGACGCGAAGGCGAGCCAGCGCGTTCCTTCCACCGTGCTGCATGGCTTGGTGGACGACGGCGGAGAGGCAGCGCCGCTGGCCGCACGCGCCCTCGCCATGCGCGACGACCTGGCGCTGCGCAAAAAGCTCGAGGAACTCGCCGCCAGCCCGTCCGAGTCCCTGCGCGCGCACGTGCTATTGGGGCTCGGGGCGAGCCTTTCCCCCTCTGCACAGGGAATCATCGCGGCGAGCCTGGAGCGCGACGCCAGTGCGATTGTGCGTCATGCCGCGGTGATCGCTCTCTCGATGCGCCGCGAAAAAGTGAGGCGTCGTAGCTTGGCGCAGGCTGCAGCGTGGGACCCGGACGTGCGGGTGCGGAGCGCGGCGCGACTTGCCTTGGGCGGCCGGGCACTCTCCGCATGGCCCCAGGGCGCCGGACCGATCTGGGCAGAGCTGACCCAAGCCCAAGCCGGGGCCCCGCCACGCCGAGGGGTCGCGGTGCGTCCTCAGGGAACTTTGTCCGTGCCACTGGTATCCGATCCAGACGGTGCCATCGTGGCGCTGGGCTTCCCCGATGGGCCCGTGGAGCTCGAGACGGGACGCTCCGCTCTTGCGCCGGGCGAAGGCCACGCGCAGAGTGCCCAGGCAAGACGAATAGGTGACTGACTCGTGGCCGCGGCGACCCCAAAGAAGCGTAGCAAGAGCGAAGAGACCCAGGCGACCTTCGAAGACGCCATGCAGCGACTCTCTTCCATCGTCGAGCAACTCGAGGGCGGCGAACTCTCGCTCGAGCAATCCCTGGCCTTGTTCGAAGAAGGGGTGGTGTTGGCGCGACGCAGCCAGGCAACCCTCGACGCAGCCGAAAAGCGCGTCGAGCAGCTGCTCGCGATCGAGGCGGATGGCTCACCAGTGACTCAGGAGTTCGACGACGAGTCATGACGCCCCGAGTGGTGGCGGACGCTGCAGCGCTGCTGATTGGTAACGAGCTGCTGAGTGGCAAGGTCCATGAGGCCAACTTGATCGAGCTCGCGCGCACGCTGCGCGCGCTGGGTATCGCGCTGCGCCGGGTCGTGATGATTCCCGACGACATCGATGTCATCGCCACGGAAGTACACGCTCTGAGTCGCACCCACGGGGTGTTGTTCACCAGCGGGGGAGTGGGTCCCACCCACGACGACGTGACGATCGAAGGCGTCGCCCGCGCCTTCGACGTCCAAGCTGTGATGCACCCAACCCTGGAGCGGCTATTGCGGGACGCCTACGGAGGGAAGATCACCGAGGGCCATCTGCGCATGGCGCTCGTCCCGGAGGGCGCGACCCTGGCGGAAAGCACTGAGGTTCGCTGGCCGACGACCGTCCACGCGAACGTATGGATCCTGCCGGGGGTACCGGAGATCTTTCGCATGAAGCTCGCCGTCGTGCGTGAGTACCTGCGTGGCCCCGCGCCGTTCCACTCCAAAGCCGTGTTCACCCAGATGGACGAAGCCAGCCTCAAGCCCGCGCTCGATGCCGTCGTGGCAGCCCATCCCGAAGTGGACGTCGGCTCCTACCCGAAGTGGTTCGACGACAGCTACAAGACCAAGGTCACCTTCGACGCGCGAGATCCGGCCAAAGTCGAGGCGGCGCTGCAGGCGTTTCTGGCGCTGCTGCCCCCGGGAACCCCGACTCGCGTCGAGTAGCCCCCGCGGGTGGCGCTTGGCCAATGGCCGCGGCCAGCCATGCCAGGCCCCGATCCAACGCTTTCTTGCTGGATCGGCTTGGCACACCAGCTGCAATTGTCACGGGCATGTTGGACCTGGCCATCTCCGAACCGCGCACACGTCGCTCCCGTCAGCATCGCGACGTGGAGCTACTCACTGACGCCGAACTCGTCGTCACCCTGCTGAAAACCTCGCACCTGCCCTTGGCACGACGCCTGCTGCAGGAACACGGTGGGCTGGTCGGCTTGAGCCGCAGCGGGGAAGCACGGCTCGCGGCAGGCCAACTCGTGACCCGGGCAGAGGCGCGCAGACTGAGCGCGGCGGTGGAACTCGGGAGGCGGTCCGTGCGGGCAGGACTCAGCGAGGTCCCCGAAATCATCGACAGCTTCGAGCGCGTCGTGGAGTGGGCGCGCCCCGGGTTGGCCGCTCTGGACCACGAAGAAGTGTGGCTGCTCAGCGTGGACGGACGCAACGCCTTGCGCTCCGCAAGGCGCATCGCCCGAGGCGGACAGCACGGCTGCGCGCTATCAGCAAAGGACGTGCTCTCCCCCGCCCTGAGAGATGCGGCCAGCGGTATCATCCTAGTGCACAACCATCCCAGTGGCTCCCCGGAGCCCAGCCCGGAAGACGTGCTCATGACCGAGAGTCTTGCAAGTGCGTGTGAGGTAGTGGGCCTGGTGCTGCTGGACCACGTGATCGTGGCGCGGTGCGGCGCCAGCTCGATTCTCGCAGCCGCCAGGGAGCGGTAGCCGCGCCGACCGGCGTCCGCTATGGTGGGGCCCACTGATGAGTGACCCCCTGGCTCAGTTTGCCGCGCTCACGGACGTCGGTCGGCAGCGAGATCACAACGAGGACAACTACCTCGTGGATCCGAAGCTTTCGCTCTACGTAGTATGCGACGGCATGGGTGGGCATGCGGCTGGCGAGGTCGCCAGCGCCATCGCGGTGCGAACGCTGCACGAAGAGGTGAAGCGTGAGCACGAGCTGATCAAGGACTACCTGGCGGGCAAGACGGGGGCGGACCGGGTCAGCAAGCGAGACTTGATCCACATGGTGGAGTTCGCGGTCAACCGTGCGTCGAGCAAGGTTCACGCCGAAGCGGTCAAAGATCCCAAGAAGCGCGGGATGGGCACCACCCTGGTATCGGTGCTGCTGGCAGAGAAAGAAGCGTTCATCACCTACGTGGGGGACAGTCGGGTCTACCTGCTGCGCAACAACGTCGTCGAGCAGCTCACGGAGGACCACAACGTCTACAACGAGCTGATCAAGCGCAAGAAGATCCCCCGAGAGAAGGTGGAAAAGCTCGCGCCGAAGAACGCAGTCACCCGCGCGGTCGGTGTCTACGAGCACTGCGAACCCGACACCCTCGTCGTCGACGTGGTCGCGGGCGACCGCTTCCTGCTGTGCACCGACGGCCTGAGCGGCTACTTCGAGGAAGACTTGGAGGGGCTGGGGCGCCTGATGGCGACTCCCGATGCCGAAGCCGCGGTGCGCGAGTTGGTCGCTGCCGCCAACGAGCGCGGCGGGGGCGACAACATCACCGCGGTGGTGGTCACCGTCGGGGAAATCGGCGCTCGCGACGACTCGCGGGCCGAACGCTTGCAGCGCAAGCGTGAAGTACTTGCACGGATGCCCCTCTTCCGTCCTCTCAATGACCGAGAGCTGCTGCGCGTACTCGCCGTCACGGATGTCGCGCCCTACAAGGACGGCGGCAAGGTAATCCAGGAGGGCGATCGCGGGGAGGAACTCTTCATCGTCCTCAATGGCAAGCTGAAGGTGATGGTCGGTGGGACTCAGGTGGCGACCCTGAATCCAGGCGACCACGTCGGAGAGATGGCGCTGATCCGAGCGCAGCCGCGGTCGGCGACCGTCGTGAGTGATGGCTCGAGCGAGCTCATGGTCATTCGCCGCGCAGATTTCTTCGAGATCTTGCGCAAAGAGCACCAACTCGCCGTCAAGCTGCTGTGGCAGTTCCTGGGCGTCCTGGGAGATCGACTGGCGCAGACCAACCGCGAGCTCAATAGTGCCCGGGAAGAGATGGCCGAGGACATCACGGCCGAGATTTTCGATCTCGATGAAGATGACGACAACCGCAAGACCCTCGTGTTACCCCCGCCTCCGCCATCGATCCGCAGTGACGTCGAGGACTGAGCGCGGGGCGGCCATCGCCGTGCTGCTGGCTGCAGGTACCGTCGCCTGTGACTCCAAGTCCACCGCGGCGGCCCCGTCGGCGAGCGCAACGGCGCACGCCCTGCCGGGTCCCTCTCACAGCGCACCCAGCGCGCCGCCACGAGTTCCGACCACGAAGCGTGAAGATGGATGCCGCGTGGTGAAAGTGGAGGGCGCCGCGCGCGTGGAAGGTTCGAGTAGTCCCCTCACCGCGAACACCTCGCTCGCTGGCGATCGCTTCCTGGAGCTCGAACCTGGCGCGCGAGTCGTGCTGCGCCACACCGTGAGCACGCGCGAAGTCGAACTTCTGGGACCCGCGTTCGCGCGCCCCTGTGTGGATGGCGAAGAGATGTTCATCTTGAGCCGAGGGAAGCTGAGGTCCGTTCCGGGACCCGGAGCGCGCCCCGGAGTGCAAGTGTGGATCGGGCATCCCTGGGGAACCGCGAGCTACGGCAACGCACTCCTGGAGGTCGACGTTCAAGCGAAGCGCGCTTCAGTGATGGCGTCGAACGGTGAGGCGTGGCTCACCCGCGCCGACAAGGCCACACTGCGAGGGCCCAACCATCTCACCAAGAAGACCGAGCGCGCCATCTACGGTGGCGCTGCCGTCGCGAAGGACCAGCTAGTGAGTTGTGAACGTGCTGCGGAAGAGGCCGAAGCGAAGGCGACCGCGGTGCTGAAGCCCTCGGGCGAGGACGCAGGACCCCTTGGCGATCGCGCTGCTGCCCACCTGAACGCCCGGCGGGCGGCGCGGGCCACCTGCCTCTCGGCGGCTGCATCCGCTGCGCTGGCTGCCGATCCGGCCCAGCGCGGCCAGCTGGCACGGGCCCTGGAAGCCGCAAATTCCCGCTGGAAGCGCGTGCCCCGGGTCTCCCGGTGACGCTTCCGTTGACAGTTTCCGGGCCGTCCCGCTAGCGTCCCGCTAGCAGCGACCTCAATGGGCCAACTGGGGATGAAGCACTCTTTCGCAACAAAGCTCGGGACGGCTCTGGCGGCCCTCACTCTGGCACCCCACGCGGGTGCCGATGAACCCGCCCTTGCCGGCGAACCCGCGGTTCTCAACGAACCCTCGGAGATCACTCAGGTCGTCGACGCCTTCGACGGTGACGACCCCTTCGATCTCCACTTGTCATTGGGTTTCCAGCAGACCTGGAAGAGCGCGAAGATCCGTCGCGAGTCGGCCATTGGTCAGGACGGACTCACGACCGGCGGATACACGTCGGACACGATGAACGTCGCCAAGTACAGCGAGACGACCAGCCGGCTCAACACCAAGGCGTCCATTGGCGTGTTCAAGGACATCGCGCTGAGCTTCCGCTTGCCGATCATCTTGAGCAACAGCCGCAAGCTGGAAGACCTGGACGGCAGCCAGGCGCAGCAGACCGTCGTGCTGCAAGGTGCACCAGGCGAACAGCTGTTTGCACTGCCCTTCGAATCTCCGAAGCGAAGCGGTATCGAGTATCTGGCGGTGGGTCTGGACGCGGCGATCTTCAATCAGTTCCGCGATCCCACCAAACCCACTTGGGTCGTCGGCATCGAAGGCCGCTTCAACGTGTCCGAACCGATGCACGCCTGCAACGCCAGCGAAAACGGGCTGAACCTAGCCGGGCCGCAGAAGAAGTGCGCATACCCCTCGGACATCAACCGCAACGGCATCAGCGGCGAAGTTCCGGATGAAGCCGGTCGGTCCTTGGAAGGCAATTTCTCCGGGGAGCGGGACCCGGGCGTGAGCCGCGGCACCACCGCGCTGGAGTTGCATACGTTTCTCTCCAAGCGCATCAAGTACATCGAGCCCTACGGCGGCTTCAAAGCGCTGTTCGAGTTCCAGAACGACTCCAGCGACTACGGCGCCACGGATCTCAAGGGCTCCCTGGTGAATCATCCCCCCCTCGAAGGCACGATGATCCTGGGGATGGCGGTGATTCCCTGGGAGGTGCGCGACCAGTTCCAACGCGTCAGCCTGGATTTCCGCTTCACGGGTTCCTACCGCTCCGAGGGGCGGGACTACTCGGAGCTCTTCGACGCCTTGGGTTCGAGCGACGCACCGACGATGCGCAGACCCAACTACTCGTCCTACCACGACGAGGGAGGGATCTCGGTGGTCGATCCCACCTCGCAGAAAGTCTACTTCACCGGCCTGACGGACGTGCAGCAACACGGGCGCTACACTTTCTCCACCGAGTTCACGTGGCAGGCGGGTGAGTACGTCAAGTTCTCCTTGGGCGGCGGCTACACCATCGTGCAATCGCACTTCATCGCCTTCGACCAGGCCTGCAATCCCGACTTCAGCGACGACATCTCGAAGTCCGGTCCCTGCCGTTCCACGCGAACGGACAGCTTCGGCACAGCCACGAACAGCGCGACCGGCATTCCCAACCCGAACTACCGCGCTGCCATCAACGTTCCCGGGCGCCGATTCCTGGTGGACGACTCCAACGCCCTCGACGCGTGGCTGAATGCCACCGTGATGTTCTGATCCCCTTCAGCCATCACGAACCGCGAGGGGCGCGGGCAGAAAGCCGGCAACTCGGGCCGCGGTTGCACGACGAGCCATCCCGCGTCTACCCTTGCCGTGCCTTGACTCGGGCTAGCACGCTTCGACGCGCCGGACGCGCGCTCCTGACCTTCGCGGTTGTCTTCGGTTCCACGCTGTCAGCCGCGGCGGGCCCCGACGACGTGGTCCTGCTTCCCACCGTGGTCCCGGGCGCAGAGGCCTCGCAGGAGCCCCTGCTCGAACAGCCCGACCCGGCGGACGCGCGAGCGTTGGCGAAGTGGGCGCGTGAGCTGGACGCGGTACTGCATGAAGCAGCGCAAGACCTCGGACTGAACCTGGACGTCTCGGAGCACGTTGAGCCGAACCAGCGCGACTTGACCGAGGACGCGCTGGTAGCTCGCGCCTCTAACGGCTGGGTGATTTCGCCGCGACTGTCCTTGGAGGGGCGCCGCTTTCGCGTGCGACTGGTGGCCGTTGCGCCTGGGTCACGTGTCGTGCTCGTGCGCACGCTCGAGATGGAGCCACGCGAAGTGAACATCCGCGCGATGGTCATGCTTCGCGACTTGGTGCAGGTGGGACGTGGTTCGGCCCCAGGACGGGAGCCAGAGGTTCCCGACACTCCCGCCCCCAGCTACGCCACGCCTGCGCGCTCCCAAGGCAGAGCCGTACTGGCCGTCAACAGCGCGGCCTTCGGCGGCTATGTGGGTTTCTCGCTGCAACGGGCGAGTGGTTCCAGCGACGATCGCCTGACCTATCCCCTCATTGCTCTGGGCACGGGAATCGGGCTCGGCGGTTCGATGATCATCGCGGACGAGTGGGACGTGGGACTCGGCGACGCGTGGTATCTGTCCGCGGGCGCTTGGTGGCCGACCTTGTCTGGAGTGCTGTTGGCCGAAAGCTACGGGGTCGAGCCTGCCGAGGATCGATACATGTACGGTCTGCTGGGCGCCGCGGCGGGCGTGTCCTTGGCAACGGCGTCCCTGAGCTTTGCGGGAATGGGTGAAGGCGGCGCGACGCTCACGCATTCGGGCGGTGCTTTCGGTTTGCTCCTGGGCGGCGCGACCCAACTGGCCATCGAGGGCACGACCGAATCGACCCCAACCCGCGGCATGGGCTACGGGGCGGGTGCGGGTGTCGTCGTGTTCGG
The nucleotide sequence above comes from Polyangiaceae bacterium. Encoded proteins:
- a CDS encoding HEAT repeat domain-containing protein; the encoded protein is MKKTRPVDRPHKATQASSLSSRRGLNVAKRSLNSSDPQERARALTRLGALATPVALEALAKALEPGGAARTSFERWVGVRALAPHARVPVARLALARALSTPGDEATDAYSPLVGRSAALALARAADDESLAVLGQALRQEGPAARAALDAIVAHPPRRIAPLLTARGTPTLTLVEALGRLGDQRAFHTLRDWVRRGSPEIRAAAAVELTRLGDFETIELARVWVKQTDAPALRNAALEILLRGGEADAARQLALDLERPESASSALSLASRAPRPEFGPALVKLLDAGSLDDEDLLALLGRTQSDAAVARLARALEAPHHRAGAALALATMPSPSAGAALEKALGSTSARAWALRGLAMRDALLGDGPGNLGSVSRALLTSEVAGERAAAAWTLASLSDGDALRLLSSKDDIAVIAVARQSTRPPLAARACTRLATETSARLRLALAACLADAKASQRVPSTVLHGLVDDGGEAAPLAARALAMRDDLALRKKLEELAASPSESLRAHVLLGLGASLSPSAQGIIAASLERDASAIVRHAAVIALSMRREKVRRRSLAQAAAWDPDVRVRSAARLALGGRALSAWPQGAGPIWAELTQAQAGAPPRRGVAVRPQGTLSVPLVSDPDGAIVALGFPDGPVELETGRSALAPGEGHAQSAQARRIGD
- the xseB gene encoding exodeoxyribonuclease VII small subunit codes for the protein MAAATPKKRSKSEETQATFEDAMQRLSSIVEQLEGGELSLEQSLALFEEGVVLARRSQATLDAAEKRVEQLLAIEADGSPVTQEFDDES
- a CDS encoding molybdopterin-binding protein, with the protein product MTPRVVADAAALLIGNELLSGKVHEANLIELARTLRALGIALRRVVMIPDDIDVIATEVHALSRTHGVLFTSGGVGPTHDDVTIEGVARAFDVQAVMHPTLERLLRDAYGGKITEGHLRMALVPEGATLAESTEVRWPTTVHANVWILPGVPEIFRMKLAVVREYLRGPAPFHSKAVFTQMDEASLKPALDAVVAAHPEVDVGSYPKWFDDSYKTKVTFDARDPAKVEAALQAFLALLPPGTPTRVE
- a CDS encoding JAB domain-containing protein encodes the protein MLDLAISEPRTRRSRQHRDVELLTDAELVVTLLKTSHLPLARRLLQEHGGLVGLSRSGEARLAAGQLVTRAEARRLSAAVELGRRSVRAGLSEVPEIIDSFERVVEWARPGLAALDHEEVWLLSVDGRNALRSARRIARGGQHGCALSAKDVLSPALRDAASGIILVHNHPSGSPEPSPEDVLMTESLASACEVVGLVLLDHVIVARCGASSILAAARER
- a CDS encoding cyclic nucleotide-binding domain-containing protein; this translates as MSDPLAQFAALTDVGRQRDHNEDNYLVDPKLSLYVVCDGMGGHAAGEVASAIAVRTLHEEVKREHELIKDYLAGKTGADRVSKRDLIHMVEFAVNRASSKVHAEAVKDPKKRGMGTTLVSVLLAEKEAFITYVGDSRVYLLRNNVVEQLTEDHNVYNELIKRKKIPREKVEKLAPKNAVTRAVGVYEHCEPDTLVVDVVAGDRFLLCTDGLSGYFEEDLEGLGRLMATPDAEAAVRELVAAANERGGGDNITAVVVTVGEIGARDDSRAERLQRKREVLARMPLFRPLNDRELLRVLAVTDVAPYKDGGKVIQEGDRGEELFIVLNGKLKVMVGGTQVATLNPGDHVGEMALIRAQPRSATVVSDGSSELMVIRRADFFEILRKEHQLAVKLLWQFLGVLGDRLAQTNRELNSAREEMAEDITAEIFDLDEDDDNRKTLVLPPPPPSIRSDVED